The Nitrospiria bacterium genome includes the window CCCCCCTTTTCTAAAGTAGGAGAGAAATGGAGGGCACCTTTTTCTAAAGTGGGAAAGAAACGGAGGCCCCCATTTTCTTAAGGGGAGAGAAGATGAAGATTTATACTTTTTCAACACCCATCTAGAAAAAAATATGCGTGGATCTTTTCCCTTTGAGGGATCATTGATATGGGTGTTGTAACCAATGTAATCATATTGGGGGCGGGGCAAGGGGGAACCTCCTTAATTGAAATCTTCCGTAATGACCCTTTGGTAAAGATTATCGGTATTGCGGAGGTCAATTCAAAGGCCCCCGGGTTAAAACTTGCCCGCCAACTGAAAATTCCCATCACTTCCGATTACCGGAAGCTATTAAAGTCCAAACGTGTTGATTTATTAATTGATGTAACCGGAGACCTTGAGGTGGAACGGGTTTTATTGGAATTAAGGCGTCCGGGGGTTGCCGTGATAGGGGGTCCAAGCGCCAAATTCATGTGGCAACTGATTGAAGAAAGAATTCGCAGTAAAGAAGCCATTGAGCGGCATCTTTCCGAATATCAAGCACTCTATCGGCTCTATGTGAAAGAGGTGAGCCTTGCCGTGTTGGAGGAGCGGGCCCAGATTGCCTGGGAAATTCATGATGGGTTGGTTCAGACTTTGGTGGGATTAACCTTTAAGATGGACCATTGCCAGGAGCTTTTGGAAACGGATCCGACCCAAAGCAAGAAACAGCTGGAAGAGGGACGAAGGCACTTAAGAGGGGCCATTCAGGAAGCACGGCAGGTCATTTTTAATTTAAAGCCCTTATCCTTTGACCACATGGAATTGCTTCCTGCATTGAAAAATTACCTTCGATCCTATGAGCACCAATATAAAATAAAAACCTCTCTTCAAACGCTCGGAAGTGAAAAGAAGATTTTTCCCAAATCAAAAATTGTTATTTTTCGTATCATTCAAGAGGCACTGTCTAACATTCAAAAACATTCAAAAGCAAAACAGGTGAAAATCAGCCTTAAAGTGGACCGGAAAGTACTTCGCGTTGCTATTTCCGATGATGGTGTTGGGTTTGACCCCCATCGGGTAGCGGAGGATCCGGAGAAATGGAATTCCTTTGGATTAAAAGGGATTACGGAGCGGGCAAAGCTTTTAGGGGGAACCTCCCAAGTTGAGAGTTCCTTGGGTGAAGGGACCCGCATTTTGGTTCAGATTCCGTTGGATGATAGGAGGTCTAAGCTCTT containing:
- a CDS encoding sensor histidine kinase gives rise to the protein MGVVTNVIILGAGQGGTSLIEIFRNDPLVKIIGIAEVNSKAPGLKLARQLKIPITSDYRKLLKSKRVDLLIDVTGDLEVERVLLELRRPGVAVIGGPSAKFMWQLIEERIRSKEAIERHLSEYQALYRLYVKEVSLAVLEERAQIAWEIHDGLVQTLVGLTFKMDHCQELLETDPTQSKKQLEEGRRHLRGAIQEARQVIFNLKPLSFDHMELLPALKNYLRSYEHQYKIKTSLQTLGSEKKIFPKSKIVIFRIIQEALSNIQKHSKAKQVKISLKVDRKVLRVAISDDGVGFDPHRVAEDPEKWNSFGLKGITERAKLLGGTSQVESSLGEGTRILVQIPLDDRRSKLFEEN